CAAACTTAACCCTGCCGATGGTGATATGCGCCACGAAGTCTTTGTCCTTTTTGAAGCCTAACCTTCTCATCTCGCGCTCCACGTCTTGGGCTATTGCTTTTATGACTTCGTCATTCTCTATTCCGGCCCAGATAACCCTCACGTAGTTCGGGTTCGGGAAGACGCCGATGCCCTTAACCCTAACGCGGTGTTTCTTGTGCCTCTTTGCTATCTCTTCCAAAGCTTTCTTGACTTCTTCGGCCGTTGTTTCGTCAATCTCCCCAAGGAACTTGAGCGTCACATGGAAGTTTTCCCTCTCAACGAACTTTATCTTTGCCGCTTTGTTCCCTATTCTTTCCTGAGCTTTCAGGAGGTTGTCTCTAACTTCGTCGCTGACCTCTATCGCTATGAACGCCCTCATAATATCACCGGGAAAAGTTGGGAGAGGGGGTTAAAGGGATTTTGGAACCCGGGGACAATATCAACCTGGCTCAGCTTCCACGTACAGGCCAACCGGAACGTTTACTTTTTCGTAATTTATTCCGTGCCTGTAGTGTACTGGAATCTCGACTTTATACTTGCTTTCCATTGCGTGGAAAGTTACGGTGCTGGAAGGCCCTTTGTTTTTTACGTGGCCGAGCATTATGTAGCTGGAATAATCACTGACACTGAAGCCGACCGTTACCGTTGCGAACCACGGTGGAAGTTTGCCCCCACTTAATGTCTCTAGGATTGCCCCGACTGGAACACCGGCGTTGAAACTGACTCCGAAACTGTGTCCATTGTCCTTACTATAAATTTCTCCGTAGAACTCTGGTAGGGCTATCGGATTGCTCATTTTAACTGTTATTCCACAACATTCTCTCATCAACCTGCTCGGAAAGCTGAACTGAGGCATTCCCAGCGTTGAACCGCTCTCAATGTCTTTAACGTATCCGTTAGTTCCTGTGATTGTGAAGCTGTCTATTTTTGTGAAGTATCTTTCGTTGCCAGTTGGAGAGCAGTGGACTCTATCATTGGAATCTTCCTCGCACATGTATTCCCTCTGGTAGATGTAGTGGACGGTTCCTTTAATCCACACGTAGCCCCATGAATGCTCTGGAACTTCTACTTCATCGCCCCCTGCGTAGTAGTTGGTTATTGAATTGCTGAGAGCTCTAACTGTTATCACGGCCGGATCAAAATTCGTTTTCTTTGAGATGTCTCTGCCGAATACGACCGTTACATCTGGCCCCCATGGTTTGTACGCCCCTA
Above is a genomic segment from Thermococcus sp. containing:
- the thpR gene encoding RNA 2',3'-cyclic phosphodiesterase; translated protein: MRAFIAIEVSDEVRDNLLKAQERIGNKAAKIKFVERENFHVTLKFLGEIDETTAEEVKKALEEIAKRHKKHRVRVKGIGVFPNPNYVRVIWAGIENDEVIKAIAQDVEREMRRLGFKKDKDFVAHITIGRVKFVRDKVELAMALKDLANEDFGEFEVNAIELKKSTLTPRGPIYETIARFELSE